Proteins from a genomic interval of Orbaceae bacterium lpD02:
- a CDS encoding T6SS effector BTH_I2691 family protein gives MNDKNNSVTCGCHKEGLAIFPTRYTVVPRYINKTKPLWANLAGVTDVPLNDDYQYHIRRVRAGFIYIYLNSATNGNEPENSNASLSEAAQMVLENEHWLVYSIDEQGRFVRQTKIQLVQPVDKNDDAFKCPNLQKNSSLNDFITIPNPERYSKVYIAYSEFPWTVEAMQEYRKTPLPRMQEVDIKTWQAQQQHVSATAATEQTLGHILDFDFDFIFNKQLTYNQEDGLQFDYESKHNGPSTPIFDSNHRIFAKETYKTTQLTRVGVTVDKKTRSAEYEFNKHNLKLNSTSQPWCSFEFGNIVVKQGIDTKPIFQDIANRHLHSLYKNMQKYGGEHSSPMILALEDALGVAEDLNGYYNDTYGHVIQFQHEAKMECDVQQYLAKIRAFFEAKVAKDDFDIAPYKDDLYGAVGQHSTLDEVDYKTKILESLMKKKDPTYFNELEKYRNAPELASVFAMDIEQRAKNLGINTTDLNYTPPIKREFHQLIKAYILLVKDHFYGKPSGVKYYTRFMNYLRYKDDNENVAKVRLYTTGPELEYYPNTIYEKFIKYASFEQDASTAEIKEAALTLHQLYQKLVREYEAKAKEYKQEFDQRVDSELDQYTSRLDSANFDRIVKELDEQVNTLANARAKQLTAWLENSHYLHVINDLSYEQKTEIKSNHELWLKYKEKIEQELQAALEKDEIDPNEVEQLTKINLNGFYFTSVLARALRGLDASEEGRAFTQKLYDLEQLADIDVESRVHIKTKFWALGLRALLFDVFNGCVILKQIWEQVINGKAVKYIAQDLNAVKIDGLNLYTTFVRTATLQLEYIKELQHLQKIEGLHTLALDTTFGQKRVIIKWLSNYHTLDTFPAVTLKIYDNLIAKCTPIMDGLYSKGAIIAEVASLAISGVVWKTGVVYAHLKYQLMEAWITFKSAAAPGVNIGGGFKLLSSAYPAQAKHLIKQLRESLNTAIKQLDGRFVDNLVDIDQFFKKTLNLSFNVFSEATTAKITRNQLHLRSARLAFLVGAFEVYNWHYIMDKKLSLFASDSDIAMEQLIASSSLVATTSDFVAYSIRAVRGKTTTSFAYAKVSFGVFSGLIGFFSGIKMAGGTIDHFKRGNYVAGTFGLLSSTAYLTSGGLNIMLGLSYRYEWVVTFFEKRAQNYIVSRGVQKAFNLFALRVVLFRFAGIVGITALVIELLYDYFADNEIQVWLSYSALGIYKQEQKFTTSFSQAQAFEAIEMLKAVIEEKTNINLSELEKQAIEKLQQDHETILLQAENEALKWVQ, from the coding sequence ATGAATGATAAAAATAACTCAGTAACATGCGGTTGCCATAAAGAAGGCCTAGCGATTTTTCCAACAAGGTATACTGTGGTTCCTCGTTATATCAATAAAACCAAACCTTTATGGGCGAATTTAGCTGGTGTAACGGATGTGCCATTAAATGATGATTATCAATACCATATTCGGCGAGTTAGAGCTGGATTTATTTATATCTACTTGAACTCAGCGACTAACGGAAATGAGCCAGAAAATAGTAACGCCTCATTGAGTGAAGCCGCCCAGATGGTGCTAGAAAATGAACATTGGCTAGTTTATAGCATTGATGAACAGGGGCGGTTTGTTCGGCAAACTAAAATTCAATTAGTTCAACCGGTAGATAAAAATGATGATGCATTTAAATGCCCAAATTTACAAAAAAATTCATCATTAAACGACTTTATTACAATCCCTAATCCTGAGCGCTATAGTAAAGTTTATATTGCCTATAGTGAATTCCCTTGGACGGTTGAGGCGATGCAAGAATATCGCAAGACGCCGTTACCAAGAATGCAAGAAGTCGATATTAAGACCTGGCAAGCTCAGCAGCAACACGTGAGCGCCACCGCAGCAACCGAGCAGACCTTAGGGCACATTCTCGATTTTGATTTTGATTTTATTTTTAATAAACAGCTCACTTATAATCAAGAAGACGGATTGCAGTTTGATTACGAGTCAAAACATAACGGCCCTAGCACACCTATTTTCGATTCAAACCATCGTATTTTTGCAAAAGAAACCTATAAAACTACTCAGCTTACTCGCGTTGGTGTGACGGTTGATAAAAAAACGCGCTCAGCAGAGTATGAATTTAATAAACACAATTTAAAACTCAATTCGACTAGCCAACCATGGTGCTCGTTTGAATTTGGCAATATAGTTGTAAAGCAAGGAATAGATACCAAACCGATATTTCAAGATATAGCGAATCGCCATCTTCATAGCTTATATAAAAATATGCAAAAATATGGCGGTGAGCACAGTTCACCGATGATTTTAGCGCTAGAGGATGCATTAGGGGTCGCGGAAGACTTAAATGGCTATTATAACGATACCTATGGGCACGTTATACAGTTTCAGCATGAAGCGAAAATGGAGTGTGATGTCCAACAGTACTTAGCTAAAATTCGCGCTTTTTTTGAAGCTAAAGTTGCTAAAGACGATTTTGATATTGCGCCCTACAAAGATGATTTATATGGTGCGGTCGGTCAACATTCCACATTGGATGAGGTTGATTACAAGACTAAAATTCTTGAATCGTTGATGAAGAAAAAAGACCCGACCTATTTTAATGAACTTGAAAAATATAGAAATGCGCCTGAGCTAGCGAGCGTGTTTGCGATGGATATTGAGCAGCGTGCAAAAAACTTAGGAATTAATACCACTGATCTTAATTATACGCCGCCGATAAAGCGAGAGTTTCATCAGCTGATTAAAGCGTATATTTTACTGGTAAAGGATCACTTTTATGGTAAACCGTCAGGGGTAAAATACTACACGCGTTTTATGAACTATTTACGGTATAAAGACGATAACGAAAATGTTGCGAAGGTTAGGCTGTATACGACAGGGCCTGAGCTTGAGTATTACCCAAATACGATTTATGAAAAATTTATTAAATACGCCTCTTTCGAGCAAGATGCCAGCACTGCGGAAATAAAAGAGGCGGCACTGACATTGCATCAACTTTATCAAAAACTCGTCCGCGAATATGAGGCGAAGGCCAAGGAGTATAAACAAGAATTTGACCAACGAGTTGACAGTGAATTAGACCAATACACCTCTCGCCTCGATTCGGCCAATTTTGACCGTATTGTTAAGGAGCTCGATGAGCAGGTAAATACCCTTGCTAATGCGCGGGCTAAACAGCTTACGGCATGGCTTGAAAACAGTCATTACCTGCATGTTATTAATGACCTCTCTTATGAGCAAAAAACCGAAATTAAGAGTAATCATGAGTTATGGCTAAAATATAAAGAGAAGATCGAGCAGGAGCTGCAAGCAGCATTAGAAAAAGATGAAATAGATCCTAATGAAGTGGAGCAATTAACAAAAATTAATCTTAATGGCTTCTATTTTACCTCGGTATTGGCGCGCGCGTTGCGCGGATTAGACGCCAGCGAAGAGGGGCGAGCGTTTACTCAAAAACTTTACGACTTAGAGCAGTTGGCCGATATTGATGTGGAGTCAAGAGTCCATATTAAAACTAAATTTTGGGCGTTAGGGCTCAGAGCATTACTATTTGATGTCTTCAATGGCTGTGTAATATTAAAGCAAATCTGGGAGCAAGTGATTAATGGCAAGGCGGTAAAATATATTGCACAAGATTTAAATGCGGTAAAGATAGACGGTTTAAACCTTTATACTACCTTTGTACGGACGGCAACATTACAGCTAGAGTATATTAAGGAGCTGCAGCACTTACAAAAAATAGAAGGTTTACATACCCTCGCGTTAGATACCACCTTTGGCCAAAAAAGGGTGATAATTAAATGGTTATCAAATTATCACACCCTAGATACTTTCCCAGCCGTAACCCTTAAAATTTATGATAATTTGATAGCCAAGTGTACTCCTATTATGGACGGACTATATAGTAAGGGAGCCATAATTGCCGAAGTGGCCTCACTGGCTATTTCTGGTGTAGTATGGAAAACTGGTGTGGTTTACGCCCATTTAAAATACCAATTGATGGAAGCGTGGATCACCTTTAAAAGCGCTGCTGCACCGGGGGTAAATATTGGCGGAGGATTTAAGTTACTGTCGAGCGCCTACCCGGCGCAGGCGAAACACTTAATTAAACAGCTGCGCGAGAGTTTAAATACCGCAATTAAGCAGTTAGATGGACGGTTTGTCGATAACTTGGTCGATATTGACCAGTTTTTTAAGAAGACGTTAAATCTTTCATTTAACGTCTTCTCTGAGGCAACTACCGCAAAAATTACGCGTAACCAGCTGCATTTACGTAGTGCGCGTTTAGCATTTTTGGTTGGCGCTTTTGAGGTATATAACTGGCACTATATTATGGATAAAAAGCTATCACTGTTTGCTAGTGATAGCGATATTGCGATGGAACAGCTGATTGCCAGCAGTTCACTGGTGGCGACTACATCCGATTTTGTGGCGTACTCAATTCGCGCCGTTCGTGGTAAAACCACCACCTCGTTTGCCTATGCTAAAGTGTCATTTGGGGTGTTCAGTGGCTTAATTGGCTTTTTTTCCGGTATCAAGATGGCGGGTGGCACCATTGACCATTTTAAACGCGGCAACTATGTGGCGGGCACCTTTGGCTTGTTATCCTCGACTGCCTATTTAACCTCCGGGGGATTAAATATTATGTTAGGTTTAAGCTACCGCTATGAATGGGTAGTGACCTTTTTTGAAAAAAGAGCACAAAATTATATTGTAAGCCGAGGGGTGCAAAAAGCATTTAATCTATTTGCATTAAGAGTCGTATTATTTCGCTTTGCCGGCATTGTTGGTATTACCGCCTTAGTGATTGAATTATTGTATGACTATTTTGCTGATAATGAGATTCAAGTGTGGTTAAGTTATTCTGCTTTAGGGATTTATAAGCAAGAGCAGAAATTTACAACCAGTTTTAGTCAGGCGCAAGCCTTTGAGGCAATTGAGATGTTAAAAGCGGTTATAGAAGAAAAAACCAACATTAACCTCTCAGAGCTTGAGAAACAGGCAATCGAAAAACTTCAGCAAGACCATGAAACCATTTTACTACAGGCCGAAAACGAAGCCTTAAAATGGGTGCAATAG
- a CDS encoding tetratricopeptide repeat protein — translation MLKQTQLFPLFTLLTLLIISTCSVDAKLRCTLLNNQQNIADCNTLADSGDANAQNTLGEIYYQDALIHKGYHTKARILFEKAANQGLAKAQYNLGAIYRDEFNNFPVALSWFEKAAAQGNSDAQNSIGYIYENGSGGEAPRLYTFDDNGKNIDPELPYIEAKFAPYEFRLPTEAYPRAVYPISEYGQGVEPDLPKAFEWYQKAAAQGNALAQTNLAYFYLMGIVVDKDEKQAFKLYQQAAKQDCPPALKSLAFMYMQGLGTKEDIPKAFSALEQAYRLLPDNNLWHMINLKMSIRHSLKTSLPHNSSVFRKQFDYKDSSDEDYTHERLNYFKKLYQLDFKHAYDIGSIYAWPRPTQSIVLGESMGENSLFKERYLIKQAIQGYYETMTSLSYYYKAEEQDMPRAQLWRKYAIKMGELNHSNVWPGYDDNQTDNDDK, via the coding sequence ATGCTAAAACAAACACAATTATTCCCGCTGTTTACCCTACTCACCCTACTCATCATATCCACCTGTAGTGTGGATGCCAAACTACGCTGTACTCTGCTAAATAACCAACAAAATATCGCTGACTGCAATACGCTTGCTGATAGCGGTGATGCTAATGCACAAAATACCCTGGGTGAAATTTATTACCAAGATGCGCTTATCCATAAAGGCTACCACACTAAAGCCCGTATTTTATTTGAAAAAGCCGCTAACCAAGGGCTGGCTAAAGCGCAATATAACTTAGGTGCCATCTACCGTGATGAATTTAATAACTTCCCGGTTGCCTTAAGCTGGTTTGAAAAAGCCGCCGCCCAAGGCAATAGCGATGCTCAAAATAGTATTGGTTATATTTACGAAAATGGCTCGGGCGGCGAAGCGCCACGGCTATACACCTTTGATGATAATGGCAAAAATATAGACCCAGAGCTGCCTTATATTGAAGCGAAATTTGCGCCATATGAATTTCGATTGCCGACCGAGGCTTATCCGCGCGCAGTTTATCCGATTAGTGAATATGGTCAAGGGGTTGAGCCTGACCTACCTAAGGCGTTTGAGTGGTACCAAAAAGCCGCGGCACAAGGTAATGCCCTTGCCCAAACTAACCTAGCCTATTTTTATTTAATGGGCATTGTGGTCGATAAAGATGAAAAGCAGGCATTTAAACTCTATCAACAGGCGGCCAAACAAGATTGCCCACCGGCACTAAAATCGCTGGCATTTATGTATATGCAGGGCCTTGGCACCAAAGAAGATATCCCCAAAGCCTTTAGCGCCCTTGAGCAAGCCTATAGACTTCTGCCTGATAATAATCTATGGCATATGATTAACCTCAAGATGTCCATTCGCCATTCACTCAAAACATCACTCCCTCATAATAGTTCTGTTTTCCGTAAACAGTTTGACTATAAAGACTCCAGTGATGAAGATTATACTCATGAACGGCTAAATTATTTTAAAAAGCTCTACCAATTGGACTTTAAACATGCATATGATATTGGTTCAATATATGCATGGCCAAGGCCGACACAATCGATTGTGCTAGGGGAATCGATGGGCGAAAACTCATTATTTAAAGAGCGTTATTTAATAAAACAAGCCATCCAAGGCTATTATGAGACAATGACATCGTTAAGTTACTACTATAAAGCTGAAGAGCAGGATATGCCACGCGCTCAGCTATGGCGTAAATACGCCATTAAAATGGGCGAACTTAACCACAGTAATGTATGGCCGGGCTATGACGACAATCAAACCGATAACGATGATAAGTAA
- a CDS encoding IS3 family transposase, translating into MDILKANLHRYSITKLCQYLGVSRHYAYYQCKENKHKSVARYADTILTIFKRSYQSYGTRRIRLALQKDGIRVSRRYVARVMKSLLLVSKYTIKRYKVHQAEVNEKTITNHLQRQFDVGDKQQVIVADLTYIQVNRHWNYLCVLVSLSDRQIVGYRVGKHKTAELVMSALSQVKQPLSTLNMFHSDRGNEFDNQLLDNCFKAFNITRSLSKKGCPYDNAVAEATFKTIKTEFVKGETFITTTELQQAFTAYAYWYNHKRLHSSLGYMSPVEFKKQVPLNFIV; encoded by the coding sequence ATCGATATCCTAAAAGCAAACCTGCATCGTTATAGTATAACGAAGCTGTGTCAATATTTAGGGGTATCAAGGCATTACGCCTATTATCAGTGTAAAGAAAATAAACACAAGTCGGTAGCACGTTACGCGGATACAATTCTGACGATATTTAAACGTAGTTATCAATCGTATGGTACAAGGCGAATTCGCTTAGCTTTGCAAAAAGATGGTATTAGGGTTTCCCGTCGTTATGTTGCTCGGGTAATGAAATCGTTATTACTTGTATCGAAATATACGATTAAACGTTATAAAGTTCATCAAGCCGAGGTAAATGAAAAAACGATAACCAATCACCTACAACGACAATTTGACGTAGGCGATAAGCAGCAGGTCATTGTGGCTGATTTAACGTATATTCAAGTAAATCGACATTGGAATTATTTATGTGTTTTAGTGAGTTTATCCGATAGACAGATTGTCGGTTATCGTGTTGGTAAGCATAAAACAGCGGAGTTAGTTATGTCGGCGCTGAGTCAAGTTAAACAACCACTATCTACACTCAACATGTTTCACTCTGACCGTGGTAATGAATTTGATAATCAGTTATTGGATAATTGCTTTAAGGCATTTAATATTACACGTTCATTAAGTAAGAAAGGTTGTCCTTATGATAATGCAGTTGCGGAAGCCACATTTAAAACGATTAAAACGGAATTTGTAAAAGGAGAAACATTCATAACCACAACAGAGTTGCAACAAGCCTTCACTGCATACGCTTATTGGTACAATCATAAACGATTACATTCTTCGTTAGGCTATATGTCTCCCGTTGAATTTAAAAAACAAGTACCCCTTAATTTTATTGTATGA
- a CDS encoding transposase, whose amino-acid sequence MIQVKRQRRTFNDDFKQQMVNLYQYGKSRSELIAEYDLTPSALDRWIAQATHTGSFKTKDNRSPEEQELIALRKELNQLRMENDILKQAALIMGRKSIS is encoded by the coding sequence ATGATTCAAGTTAAACGACAAAGACGAACATTTAATGATGATTTTAAACAGCAAATGGTTAATCTCTATCAATATGGCAAGTCGCGTAGTGAGCTAATAGCGGAATATGATTTAACTCCATCAGCACTAGATCGTTGGATTGCCCAAGCAACTCACACCGGTTCATTCAAAACAAAAGATAATCGCAGTCCGGAAGAACAAGAATTAATTGCTTTACGCAAAGAGCTCAATCAGCTTCGTATGGAGAATGATATCCTAAAGCAAGCAGCACTGATAATGGGACGAAAATCGATATCCTAA